ATTGTCTCGCCGGCCTTGCGAAGGCGCTGGACATCGAATGAGCCACGCATCACCGGCAAGGCGACCGCCAAAACGGCCACCATGATTGCGATCACCAACAGCACTTCTAGGAGTGTAAAGGCCTTCACCTGACCGCGACCGAATACACCTTTGGCGATCGCGGCAGGTGTGTCAGCGCGCTGTCTTGCATTATCGAAGGTGAAGGTTGAAATCATCAGGATCTGCTAGATTTGGTTGCTGATGTCATCTTCCGTGCCGTCGACTCCGTCGGGTCCGAATGACCAAATGCGATAGAGTTCCGTATTTTCGAGTTGGTATTGGTAGGGATTGTTCCATGGATCGAGGGGGACTTCACGGTCAAGATAAGGTCCTGTCCAGTTCGTCTGATCGCCAGTTGGGTTTCGGAGGGACTGCAGCCCCTCACTCGTGCTGGGGTACTGCATAATGTTCAGTTCGTACAACTTGATCGCATTCTCAAAGATGCCGATTTGCGATCGAGCTGCATCGACGCGGGCTTTCTTTTGAGCACCACGGATAAAGATGCCGGCCATCGAGCCGAGAATCACAAGAATCACGAGCACCAACAAGACTTCCATCAGGGTAAAGCCTTGGCGACGAGGACGACGACGATGGGAACGAAACATCAGTTTTACTCCATTTTGTTTTGAGCTAAATGGTTGACGACATTTTGAAGATCGGCAACAGCAGGGCGATAACAACGAGCAGTACGATACCGGCTAGGATTAGCAGCATGACGGGCTCGAGTAAACGGACAGCCAAGTCCAAACGACGCGATGTTTGTTTTTCGAGGCTGTCGGAAATATCGATTAAAACAGTGTCGAGCGTGTTTGATTCTTCGGCGACGGCGATCATTTCGACAACGGTGGTGGGAAAGTGTCCTGATGCCGACAAGGGCGTGGCCAACGTATCACCCGCAGAAATGTTTTCGGCCGCATTTTCTACGGCTTCGGATAGCACGCGATTTCCAGCCGCATCTCGACTGATGTCGAGTGATTTGAGAATGGGAACGCCGTTCATCAACAGCGTGCCCAAAACACGGCAAAATCGAGCAACAGCAAGACTCAGGAAAATATTACCGAGAACAGGGAGACGGATTTTCCAGGAATCGGCCCAGCGACGCCCAGCGGGCGTTGCCAAGCGGCTGCGGACGAAAATAACCAGAATTCCGATGCCCAACAGGATCAAGAAGCCCCATCGCTGCATCGTGTCGCTGGTCCACATCAGCCATTCCGTTAGCACGGGGAGTTGCCCCTCTTCCCGCAGTTGTTCAAAGATCTGGCCAAAGTTGGGAACGAAAAAAATCAGCAGGCCGAACACCACGACCGTTCCGACAACGCCTAAGAACATGGGGTAGGCCAAGGCGCCCATTGTTCGACTCTTCAGATCTTCCTGTTGTTCGGTGAATTCGGCGATACGAGCCAGCGAGTCTTCGAGAAAACCACCTTCGCTGCCCGCCCGAACCATGCTCACCGCCAACTCTCCAAAGACGGTCTCGTGCTGTTTCATCGCCTCTGACAGATTGGCTCCGTCTTCGACTCGATCACGCACGTCGTCGAGAACTTCCTGGAGCGTTTGATTAGAGGACTGCTTTTTGATCACTTCCAGTGATCGCAGTAGGGGTACGCCACTTCGTAGGAGTGCAGATAACTGGGCGTAAAGGTTTGCCAGTTGTTGCCCTTTGACACGTCGTCGAATTGTCCAGGCTTGTCGCGTTTGACCCGCTTTGATTTGCAAGGGAAAGAGGGATCGACCCGAGAGCACGGACACCGCTTCACGTTCGGACCCCGCCGAAATCGTGCCACTGACACGTTTTCCTTGTACATCTCGGGCGACGTAGGCAAAGTCTGGCATAGTTCTAACACCGAATGGATGGATGACAACTAGACGCGGTCGCTCTTGCTGACACGGATGACTTCATCAATGGACGTTGCTCCTGACAAAACTTTGCGCCATCCATCGTGACGCAATGTGATCATGCCATCCTCGACGGCCTGCTTACGCACATCCCATGAGCTGCGGCGTTCGTGGGCAAGTTCTCGCACGGCTTCGGAGGTGACCAGTAACTCATAAATACCGGCCCGACCGCGGTAGCCAACCTGCCGGCACTCCCGGCAGCCTACGGCACGCATGATCTTGCCGCCCTCGGATTTCATTTGTTCCCAGGGAAAGTCGCTGGGAACCTCATCTCGATTCGGGATGTATGATTCGGTGCAGGCGGGACACAACATTCTGACCAGTCGCTGGGCCATGATCGCTTCGACCGTACTCGAGACCAGAAACGGCTCAACTCCCATATCCACCAAACGCGTGTAGGAACCTGCCGCATCATTTGTATGCAGCGTGCTGAATACAAGGTGACCCGTCAGAGAAGCCTGAATCGCATTCTCGGCCGTTTCCAGGTCGCGAATTTCACCAATCAAGACAACATCTGGATCGTGACGCAAAATGGCTCGCAACGACTGAGCAAACGTCAGCCCGATTTGCGGATGTACCTGAATCTGGTTGATGCCCGCCAATTGATACTCGACCGGATCCTCCGTTGTAATGATCTTGGTTGTCGGACTGCGGATCTCTTGGAGTGCACTGTAGAGCGTCGTCGTTTTTCCAGAACCCGTGGGACCGGTCACCAGGACGATTCCGTGGGGCATTCGGATCAGCTCGCTGAACGTTTTGTAAATTTCAACGCTCATTCCGAGTTTCTGCAACTCGAAGGCCATCGCGCTCTTGTCCAGGATACGAAGCACGATGCCTTCGCCGTGGATCATCGGAATCACCGAAACGCGGACGTCAATTTCTCGCCCGGATACCTTGAGCTTGATGCGGCCATCCTGTGGCAGACGTTTCTCGGCGATGTTGAGACGAGCCATAATCTTGAGCCGGCTGATAATCGCTGCCTGAAATCGATTGATCTCAGCTGGCACAGGTTGTGGATGGAGGAGCCCATCAATGCGATAGCGAATGATCAAACCGGCCGCTTGCGACTCAATGTGCACGTCGCTGGAACGCGATTCGATCGCCTCAAGTAAAATTTCATTGACCAGCCGAACCACCGATGCTTCCTGAGCCATCTCCGATAGCTCAGAACCGTCTGTCTCAATCTCATCGAGTAATTCGACTTGATCGTCGTCAACCGTTTGCTTGATCAGCCCGTCGATTGTCTCGCTACCGACGCCCAAGTGGGTCTTGATCAGCTTCGCAAGGTCTTGCCGAGCGGCGAGTACGGGTACGATGGGTAACCCCGTGGCCGCGCCCACTTCGTCAAGCGGGTAAAGATCGAACGGATCGCTCGTCGCAACAATTAAGCTGCCGTTTTCCCGACGGACGGGAAAGAGTGAATCGCGGTAGATCAGCCGCTGCGGGAACTGAGTTAGCAGACTCAGATCAATCTCCTCTTCATTGATGTCAATGAAGTCGATGCCCACTTCCGATCCAAGCGCCCGTAACGCCTGCTCTTCCGTCACAAATCCCATTTCAACTGCCGTATCGACCACACTCGAACCATTGTTCTGCGCATCTCGAGACAAGTTCAGTTGTTGGTCACTCAATAAACCACGTCTTAACAGGATTTCGCCAGCTTCCATCGAATCTTATTTCCGTCTCTCTGTTTTTTCCGAAGTCCACCGCCAAAAATCACTTACGTGAATCATGACCGTGTTTCTACGTCCTTTTTTGCCCGCCCTACAAGCTGACAAGGTAGGAATGGTTCCTTGTATTTCGCGCACTGGAGTGCGTTTCCATTTTTGAAAGGTTCGCTTTGCTGTTCGCCCGCAAGGGCAAACGTTCCGTCTTCAAAACGTGGACCGTGCCAAAGTTCGAAAACTATCGAATCGGGCCGCAAAGCTGAGGGCGAGCGTCATCGTTGGTGGGGGCGCAGGTTTCTCTGGTTTTAAACCCTTGCAAAAAGGGTTTAGTTTCGTCCAACCTTGCGAAATTCACGAAATGGCGGAACGTTTTACTTTGTCTTTGTTTAATTCGTTAATTATTCTTGGCAACTTGCGTTGGCCAACTTAATTCCGCTGGGGTTGGCTGGCAAACGGGATACAATAAAGGCTTTGCCGCGTCCCCCACCCCCCACCTTAGTCGAATGAACCAGAAATCCCAACTCCGAAGATTAGGGCACCTTTCTTGGCGTTTCGCCTTCTTGACGTGGCTGCTGTGCACGGGCCCAACGGCAGTCGCCCAGCGACCTCAGGCTGAAATCGCACTTGACCTGGCTCGACGGATGGATGCGAATCGCGATGGAATACTGCAAGAATCGGAGATTCCCCCCCAGTCACGTCGGGGTGTGTTGCAACTAGCCCGGGATGCGGGTTTGCAGCCCGACGAGCCGATTCCGATCGACCGACTACGAAAATACTTGAAGAAAGGTAAACTGCCAAAGTCGCCTCAGGGGAAATCGGACCCGGCCAACAAGGTGAAGCAGCTTCCTGAAGCGGATTCGGAAGCCGGTCGTTTTGGTAGGGGCGGAAATGCGGGAAAGACGCAAGGCTTTGGTGTCCAATCGAATCGTCGTGCGGAGAAATCTGCAGCCCGCCCAGCGTTAAAGGATCGACCAGCAACCAAAAATCCCGATCAGGCCGATTCTGAAAAAACCGAGTCGGACGAACGTGACGAGAGGGCAAAGAACAGAATTCGCAAATATGCCAGGATTCGTCTCAAGCGGTACGACAAGAATCAAAATGGAGTGTTAGAGCGAGACGAGTGGTCCAAGATGAGCGGCGATCCGAAAAAGCTGGACGCGAACGGCGATGGTATTCTGACCACCGAAGAAGTCGTGGTGGATTTGACGAATTACGGGAAGAAAACGCCGTCGCGCTCCAAGAAACCGAAGGTCTCTAAAACGCCAAAGAGTAGCCGGTTCGTAAAGCGAAAAACAGAGGGTCGCGAAACCTATCGTTTCAAGACACCGTCCGAGCGGATTAGCGGTTCGATGCCGCGTCGCTTGCAGGATTGGTTTTTGCGGGCGGACGAAGATGGTGATGGCCAGGTTGCCATGGAAGAATTCGCATCGTTTTGGTCGGCCTCCAAGGCAGCAGAATTTATCGAGCTCGATCTCAACAACGACGGAGTCATAACGCCGTCGGAATACGTGGCCGCAAAAGAGACGAATTCCAAGTAGTTCAGTGACGCCGATCGGTTCTCGCCTGAGTGACAAAGTCGCAATCGACTTCCGTCACCCAATCCTGGCACAACG
The sequence above is drawn from the Pirellulaceae bacterium genome and encodes:
- a CDS encoding ATPase, T2SS/T4P/T4SS family, whose translation is MEAGEILLRRGLLSDQQLNLSRDAQNNGSSVVDTAVEMGFVTEEQALRALGSEVGIDFIDINEEEIDLSLLTQFPQRLIYRDSLFPVRRENGSLIVATSDPFDLYPLDEVGAATGLPIVPVLAARQDLAKLIKTHLGVGSETIDGLIKQTVDDDQVELLDEIETDGSELSEMAQEASVVRLVNEILLEAIESRSSDVHIESQAAGLIIRYRIDGLLHPQPVPAEINRFQAAIISRLKIMARLNIAEKRLPQDGRIKLKVSGREIDVRVSVIPMIHGEGIVLRILDKSAMAFELQKLGMSVEIYKTFSELIRMPHGIVLVTGPTGSGKTTTLYSALQEIRSPTTKIITTEDPVEYQLAGINQIQVHPQIGLTFAQSLRAILRHDPDVVLIGEIRDLETAENAIQASLTGHLVFSTLHTNDAAGSYTRLVDMGVEPFLVSSTVEAIMAQRLVRMLCPACTESYIPNRDEVPSDFPWEQMKSEGGKIMRAVGCRECRQVGYRGRAGIYELLVTSEAVRELAHERRSSWDVRKQAVEDGMITLRHDGWRKVLSGATSIDEVIRVSKSDRV
- the gspG gene encoding type II secretion system major pseudopilin GspG, whose translation is MFRSHRRRPRRQGFTLMEVLLVLVILVILGSMAGIFIRGAQKKARVDAARSQIGIFENAIKLYELNIMQYPSTSEGLQSLRNPTGDQTNWTGPYLDREVPLDPWNNPYQYQLENTELYRIWSFGPDGVDGTEDDISNQI
- a CDS encoding type II secretion system F family protein, which gives rise to MPDFAYVARDVQGKRVSGTISAGSEREAVSVLSGRSLFPLQIKAGQTRQAWTIRRRVKGQQLANLYAQLSALLRSGVPLLRSLEVIKKQSSNQTLQEVLDDVRDRVEDGANLSEAMKQHETVFGELAVSMVRAGSEGGFLEDSLARIAEFTEQQEDLKSRTMGALAYPMFLGVVGTVVVFGLLIFFVPNFGQIFEQLREEGQLPVLTEWLMWTSDTMQRWGFLILLGIGILVIFVRSRLATPAGRRWADSWKIRLPVLGNIFLSLAVARFCRVLGTLLMNGVPILKSLDISRDAAGNRVLSEAVENAAENISAGDTLATPLSASGHFPTTVVEMIAVAEESNTLDTVLIDISDSLEKQTSRRLDLAVRLLEPVMLLILAGIVLLVVIALLLPIFKMSSTI